A stretch of Tenrec ecaudatus isolate mTenEca1 chromosome 2, mTenEca1.hap1, whole genome shotgun sequence DNA encodes these proteins:
- the TMEM174 gene encoding transmembrane protein 174, which produces MEQGSSRAEDFPLNVFSISPYTPSTADIQVSDDDKAGATLLFSGIFLGLVGITFTVMGWIKYQDVSHFEWTQLLGPILLSVGVTFVLIAVCKFKMLSCQLCREGEERSLDPEQAPGGGQSFVFTGINQPITFHGATVVQYIPQETLAPNTPYLQPVGNPCGLVPSGGPVAAMPSPPRYYTIYPQENAAFAEDGDFPAYMDGGHDRASAYRDLREERPLEEEAGGCFSPPPYEEIYSVPR; this is translated from the exons ATGGAGCAGGGCAGCAGCCGCGCGGAGGACTTCCCGCTCAACGTGTTTTCCATCAGCCCTTACACACCCAGTACGGCTGACATCCAGGTGTCGGATGACGACAAGGCGGGGGCCACCCTGCTCTTCTCGGGCATCTTCCTGGGGCTGGTGGGGATCACCTTCACCGTCATGGGCTGGATCAAATACCAAGACGTGTCCCACTTTGAATGGACTCAGCTCCTCGGGCCCATCCTGCTCTCGGTCGGGGTCACGTTCGTCCTGATCGCCGTCTGCAAGTTCAAAATGCTCTCCTGCCAGCTGTGCAGAGAAGGCGAGGAGAGGAGCCTGGACCCGGAGCAGGCGCCCGGCGGCGGACAGTCCTTTGTCTTCACTGGTATCAACCAGCCCATCACCTTCCACGGGGCCACCGTGGTCCAGTATATCCCCCAGGAGACCCTGGCGCCCAACACCCCCTACCTGCAGCCAGTGGGGAACCCGTGtggtctcgtgccttctggaggGCCGGTGGCCGCCATGCCAAGTCCTCCCCGGTACTACACCATCTACCCTCAGGAGAACGCCGCGTTTGCGGAGGACGGAGACTTCCCCGCTTACATGGACGGTGGGCATGACAG GGCCAGTGCTTACCGAGACCTGCGAGAAGAGAGGCCGCTGGAGGAGGAGGCCGGTGGCTGCTTCTCGCCTCCCCCGTACGAGGAAATATACTCCGTCCCTCGCTAG